The following proteins are encoded in a genomic region of Sulfurovum indicum:
- the tatB gene encoding Sec-independent protein translocase protein TatB: protein MFGIGFTEILLISIIAILFLGPDKLPEAMVQIAKFMKSIKKTVGDAKSSLEEEMRIADLKEEALNYKKQLDSATSELQGFKNISMDEILDEPAAIEEKPPSSSKTPYADENKPTQQVEPKMETVTFKKKEKKFVTTDTKPEDEDKA from the coding sequence ATGTTTGGCATCGGATTTACCGAAATACTTCTTATCTCCATTATCGCGATCCTCTTTCTGGGACCGGACAAACTTCCTGAGGCGATGGTACAGATCGCCAAATTCATGAAGAGTATCAAAAAGACTGTAGGTGATGCGAAAAGCTCTCTTGAAGAGGAGATGAGAATAGCGGACCTCAAAGAGGAAGCACTCAACTATAAAAAACAGCTTGACAGTGCCACCAGTGAACTTCAGGGCTTCAAAAATATCTCCATGGATGAGATACTGGACGAACCTGCAGCGATAGAAGAGAAACCACCCTCTTCTTCCAAAACTCCTTACGCTGACGAGAATAAACCAACACAACAAGTAGAACCGAAAATGGAAACAGTTACTTTTAAAAAGAAAGAGAAGAAGTTTGTTACTACCGATACAAAACCTGAAGATGAGGACAAAGCCTGA
- the tatC gene encoding twin-arginine translocase subunit TatC yields MFEELRPHLAELRKRLGLSVLSVFIAFVIAFVFHNHILTWITQPLNDALTEVGRIIESQDKATWTMQTQEQNITVKTTSGTAATLSQKLNAASEEAEGKLAQLLKEAAQSAKELTTMLKEMENNSSNGLSPHNTFNGQITTHQVGGAFFVALKVSFFAALLGAMPFILYQLWLFVAPGLYSHEKKMVIPFVVGGSLMFLIGVLFAYYIVTPFGFQFLITFGSFLYTPLINIEDYVGFFTKIMMGFGLAFELPVFAYFLALLGLVTDRTLIDFFKYAVVIIFVLAALLTPPDILTQLLMAAPLVLLYGLSILIVRMVNPEKKDEDEDEDEDEKESVSSSS; encoded by the coding sequence ATGTTTGAAGAATTACGTCCACACCTTGCCGAACTGAGAAAGCGTCTTGGACTCTCTGTTCTTTCCGTTTTCATTGCTTTTGTGATCGCATTTGTTTTTCACAACCACATCCTTACATGGATCACCCAGCCGCTGAATGATGCATTGACCGAAGTGGGACGTATTATCGAGTCCCAGGATAAAGCGACCTGGACCATGCAGACACAAGAACAGAATATAACTGTCAAAACCACATCCGGTACAGCCGCTACACTAAGCCAAAAACTCAATGCCGCCTCTGAAGAGGCAGAGGGAAAGTTGGCACAACTTCTTAAAGAGGCTGCACAGTCCGCCAAGGAGCTGACAACTATGCTCAAAGAGATGGAGAACAACAGTTCCAACGGTCTTTCTCCCCATAATACTTTCAATGGTCAGATCACTACCCACCAGGTCGGCGGTGCTTTCTTCGTGGCGCTGAAAGTTTCCTTTTTTGCAGCACTTTTGGGAGCAATGCCTTTCATTCTCTATCAACTCTGGCTTTTTGTCGCACCAGGCCTCTATTCACATGAGAAAAAGATGGTCATTCCCTTTGTCGTAGGCGGCTCCCTCATGTTTCTTATCGGAGTACTTTTTGCCTACTATATTGTTACACCGTTCGGATTTCAGTTCCTCATAACCTTCGGCTCCTTTCTTTATACTCCTCTGATCAACATCGAAGATTATGTTGGCTTTTTTACCAAAATCATGATGGGCTTCGGCCTTGCTTTTGAATTACCGGTATTCGCTTATTTTCTTGCACTGCTTGGGCTGGTTACAGACCGTACACTGATCGACTTCTTCAAGTATGCTGTCGTCATTATCTTTGTACTTGCAGCTCTCTTGACACCGCCTGATATACTCACTCAGTTGCTTATGGCAGCACCGCTGGTACTGCTTTATGGTCTTTCTATCCTCATCGTTCGCATGGTCAATCCTGAAAAAAAAGATGAAGATGAAGATGAAGATGAAGATGAAAAAGAAAGCGTTTCAAGCAGCAGTTGA
- the queA gene encoding tRNA preQ1(34) S-adenosylmethionine ribosyltransferase-isomerase QueA produces the protein MSTELFTRSYDYELPQELIASEPVYPRDHAKLLVYDRKTDTITHTTFKYLLDFLPECDVFLNDTRVIKARIFGQKQSGGKVELLFNKPLDAHHFLVMIRGKVHIGTKLFFDEELTATVQELNEDGSRIVTFSHQNRPMRFEDLVLLLDRIGHIPLPPYMQRQDKKEDEKDYQTLFAKHAGAVAAPTASLHFTPKLFDALKAHHPTHTITLHVGAGTFKPVEAEKILEHPMHSEYFHIPEASVKILESTTPVLAVGTTVTRTIEHYIRTRKTHGECDLFLNPLNPPQRVTHLLTNFHLPKSTLIMLVSAFIGREKTLQLYKEAIANRYRFFSYGDAMLIL, from the coding sequence ATGTCTACCGAACTCTTTACCCGAAGCTATGACTATGAACTTCCCCAGGAACTCATAGCTTCCGAACCTGTCTATCCCAGAGATCATGCAAAACTGCTGGTCTATGACAGGAAAACCGATACCATTACCCATACTACGTTCAAATATCTTCTGGACTTTTTGCCCGAATGTGACGTTTTTCTGAACGATACACGTGTTATCAAGGCACGTATTTTCGGGCAGAAGCAAAGTGGGGGGAAAGTGGAACTGCTCTTTAACAAACCACTTGATGCCCATCACTTCCTTGTTATGATACGGGGCAAAGTGCACATAGGAACAAAACTCTTTTTTGATGAAGAACTTACTGCCACAGTACAAGAGCTCAATGAAGACGGCTCCAGAATAGTGACCTTTTCACATCAAAACAGACCGATGCGTTTTGAAGATCTTGTCCTGCTGCTTGACAGGATCGGACATATTCCCCTTCCCCCCTATATGCAACGTCAAGACAAAAAAGAGGATGAAAAAGACTATCAGACACTTTTTGCAAAACATGCCGGTGCCGTTGCTGCACCGACCGCTTCTTTGCACTTTACTCCAAAACTTTTTGATGCCCTTAAAGCACACCATCCTACCCACACCATTACGCTTCATGTAGGTGCAGGTACTTTTAAGCCTGTAGAGGCTGAGAAGATCCTTGAGCATCCTATGCATTCGGAGTATTTTCATATTCCTGAAGCATCAGTAAAAATACTTGAGAGTACAACACCCGTTCTTGCCGTCGGTACCACTGTTACACGCACCATTGAGCATTATATACGGACACGCAAAACCCATGGGGAATGCGATCTTTTTCTAAACCCTCTCAATCCGCCGCAGAGGGTCACCCATCTACTCACAAACTTCCATCTTCCAAAAAGTACACTCATTATGCTGGTAAGTGCTTTCATAGGAAGAGAAAAAACGTTACAATTATATAAAGAGGCGATCGCAAACCGTTATCGGTTCTTCTCTTACGGAGATGCTATGCTCATACTCTGA
- a CDS encoding C40 family peptidase translates to MKPLLLICASILFFQGCAQKKPYHYPNYDIIKPEKRCKPNRENIQKLLDSYLGKPYVWAEEGPYAFDCSGLTYNIYGSMGVDIPRTASEQAKMGKKIPFQNLIYGDLIFFGSTNKRSKRINHVGIYLGNGWFAHASSKERKVTISHFDKEPKYMKRMKLCRRYLSEDERAKYMDCDAPLKKMAVLDLRYTTPWTPDKGLPEKAVP, encoded by the coding sequence ATGAAACCTTTGCTACTGATATGTGCCAGTATACTCTTCTTTCAGGGATGTGCACAAAAAAAACCCTATCACTATCCCAACTACGATATCATTAAACCTGAAAAACGCTGCAAGCCCAACCGTGAGAATATTCAGAAACTGCTTGACTCCTACCTTGGAAAACCTTATGTCTGGGCCGAAGAGGGGCCCTATGCCTTTGACTGTTCGGGACTTACCTACAATATTTACGGTTCCATGGGTGTTGATATACCAAGAACAGCGAGTGAACAGGCTAAAATGGGGAAAAAAATCCCATTCCAAAACCTTATCTATGGAGATCTCATCTTCTTTGGATCGACAAACAAGAGGAGTAAACGTATTAATCATGTAGGTATATATCTGGGCAATGGCTGGTTCGCCCATGCCAGCAGCAAAGAGCGTAAAGTCACGATCAGCCATTTCGACAAAGAACCAAAATATATGAAACGTATGAAACTGTGCCGCCGCTATTTAAGTGAAGACGAACGTGCCAAATATATGGACTGTGATGCACCATTGAAAAAAATGGCCGTACTGGACCTGCGCTATACTACACCATGGACCCCTGATAAAGGACTACCGGAAAAAGCAGTCCCCTAA
- a CDS encoding NlpC/P60 family protein, giving the protein MKYVFLLLTACMPLFIAGCKPDPYPKNPHYEIIKPEVRYTPDKKNLDKMVRQLQGSPYVWAEEGPDRFDCSGFTYYLYGSMGIEIPRVAREQAKNGKRISPNELQYGDLIFFATEERQPHKITHVGMYLGDGWFTHASTAEKEVVYSNLFTSPYYKKRLRICRRYLPQSSTALALSEQTWQNKQTLKNTTVAKAKSTATEPKGKAIVIRAPIQQIEPTGTKGNFYVQVGSFVGRPQASILYNITRHGFKYRIIKFPKGKQTISKLLIGPYKTRSEALVLRDKIRTTIQKDAFIAEIR; this is encoded by the coding sequence ATGAAATATGTTTTTTTACTTCTGACTGCATGCATGCCACTGTTCATTGCCGGATGCAAACCTGACCCTTACCCCAAAAATCCGCATTATGAGATCATAAAACCTGAAGTACGCTATACTCCTGACAAAAAAAATCTGGACAAGATGGTCAGGCAGCTGCAGGGAAGCCCTTATGTCTGGGCAGAAGAGGGTCCTGACCGTTTTGACTGCTCAGGCTTTACCTACTATCTGTATGGCTCCATGGGTATAGAGATACCCCGCGTTGCAAGAGAACAGGCAAAGAACGGAAAACGTATCTCTCCCAATGAGCTCCAATACGGTGATCTTATCTTTTTTGCTACAGAGGAACGACAACCACACAAGATCACACATGTAGGCATGTATCTGGGTGACGGGTGGTTCACCCATGCCAGTACTGCAGAGAAGGAGGTAGTCTACTCAAACCTTTTCACGTCACCCTACTACAAAAAACGGCTTCGTATCTGCAGAAGATATCTGCCTCAAAGCAGTACAGCATTGGCCCTCAGCGAACAGACATGGCAAAACAAACAGACACTGAAAAATACCACTGTTGCAAAGGCAAAAAGCACAGCAACAGAGCCAAAAGGAAAAGCTATTGTGATCCGGGCACCGATACAGCAGATCGAGCCCACCGGTACAAAAGGAAATTTTTATGTACAGGTAGGCTCATTTGTCGGAAGACCTCAGGCTTCGATTCTTTACAATATTACCCGTCATGGATTCAAATATAGAATCATCAAGTTTCCAAAAGGAAAACAGACGATCTCAAAATTGCTCATTGGTCCCTATAAAACAAGGTCTGAAGCACTTGTTCTACGCGATAAAATACGTACGACCATTCAAAAAGATGCATTTATTGCAGAGATACGCTGA
- a CDS encoding YchJ family protein codes for MKKPSPNLPCPCGSGFKYKKCCQKYHKGALPATALLLMKSRYCAYALGLADYIIDTTHPDNDDFTDDTVRWREEILAFSRGTLFLSLSIITFSETESEAYVTFEAKLSSGLLREKSRFLKEKGKWLYYDGDFTV; via the coding sequence ATGAAGAAACCTTCACCCAATCTTCCCTGTCCCTGCGGAAGCGGCTTTAAATATAAAAAATGCTGTCAAAAATACCACAAAGGAGCTTTGCCTGCCACTGCCCTCCTTCTAATGAAGTCACGCTACTGTGCCTATGCATTGGGACTGGCCGACTACATTATAGATACAACACATCCGGATAATGATGATTTTACAGACGACACGGTAAGATGGAGAGAAGAGATCCTTGCTTTTAGCAGAGGCACACTATTTCTCAGCCTATCCATTATAACCTTTAGCGAAACAGAAAGTGAGGCCTATGTAACTTTTGAAGCAAAACTCTCTTCAGGCTTGTTACGTGAAAAGAGCCGTTTTCTCAAAGAAAAAGGAAAATGGCTCTACTATGACGGGGACTTTACTGTTTAA
- a CDS encoding response regulator — MKQRILFYIFGLSTLLYAGSTNIQEIETYWVWIALFALGVIGIMILFVSSRQITKLDRLHQEMTVKQKEIEKAQNLFLANISENIHEIVEKIYQEAGANVQKRGLNEAVKRKKLLDVTNDLIEFLRLKSKKVRIIHEKFNLNNVLNEVSGSVSSKFKGSSVELIFDIDSNIPRYLVGDSLNLEKALHNILEYILGEVHSGEVTLEICMFGTYEEKVELQLRLTDMGAGMSEEEVEKIFIPTYDEKNKKYTGLGLFVAKELIGMMGGELAVHSIVGKGTTFTMTLPFKVLDPGNKRNYRLPEKILTAKNVFIVDRSYNSALAIKKMFAYFRHDVKVLSKEEFLRRRHDLSTYDIIVLDKSLFNIHTAEYLGKLKKEKDIRVIALNSLLEKDEQSQASEVADKTLIKPVNQERVFELIINLYTVDRMKLSEYRDEATEENSLTHRGEIPATAHITQSSFKDFSGRRLLIVEDDVINQKVLTNILKVSGMEITIANNGRKAVNIIKESDEMFDLVLMDINMPVMDGYVATQMIRLESRFDTLPIVAFTALALESERNKIFNSGMNACLTKPLNIGKLYTAFKMYMPVSEHSTVSDEGYKPVSNDILDIQNGIRHTNNNEGFYMEILAEFVDAYGKSAAYFAQLVHEHRYEQIRMLCVDMKGLTGTIGAREMYEMIATIHQKVLYQQEELLVSYIAPYEKELDKLTKEIERYLES, encoded by the coding sequence ATGAAACAACGGATACTATTTTATATCTTTGGACTTTCGACACTGCTTTATGCAGGCAGTACAAATATCCAGGAGATCGAAACATACTGGGTGTGGATCGCACTTTTTGCACTGGGGGTAATAGGGATTATGATCCTTTTTGTCTCATCCAGACAGATCACGAAGCTTGACAGACTGCATCAGGAGATGACTGTAAAGCAAAAAGAGATAGAAAAAGCACAGAATCTCTTCTTGGCAAATATCAGTGAAAATATTCATGAGATCGTAGAAAAGATCTATCAGGAGGCAGGTGCCAATGTGCAGAAGAGAGGTCTTAATGAAGCAGTAAAAAGAAAAAAGCTTCTGGATGTAACGAACGATCTTATCGAGTTTCTGCGTCTTAAATCGAAAAAGGTCAGAATTATCCATGAAAAGTTCAACCTCAATAACGTATTGAACGAAGTCTCAGGTTCTGTATCTTCCAAATTCAAAGGAAGTTCCGTTGAGCTCATCTTTGATATAGACAGTAATATTCCGCGTTATCTTGTCGGTGATTCGCTTAACCTTGAAAAAGCGCTTCACAATATTCTTGAATATATTCTTGGTGAAGTACACAGTGGTGAGGTGACACTTGAAATATGCATGTTCGGTACTTATGAAGAGAAAGTAGAGCTACAGTTACGATTGACTGATATGGGTGCGGGCATGAGTGAAGAGGAGGTTGAAAAAATCTTTATTCCGACGTATGATGAAAAAAACAAAAAGTATACAGGACTGGGACTTTTTGTTGCCAAAGAGTTGATCGGGATGATGGGTGGAGAATTGGCGGTACACAGTATTGTAGGGAAAGGCACGACCTTTACAATGACTTTGCCGTTTAAGGTTCTTGATCCAGGCAATAAAAGAAATTACCGTCTGCCTGAAAAAATACTGACTGCAAAAAATGTGTTCATTGTTGACAGAAGCTATAACTCTGCACTTGCTATTAAAAAGATGTTCGCGTATTTCAGACATGATGTCAAAGTACTTTCCAAGGAAGAGTTTCTTAGAAGAAGGCATGATCTGAGTACGTATGACATCATTGTGCTTGACAAATCACTTTTCAATATTCATACGGCTGAATACCTGGGTAAACTGAAAAAGGAGAAAGATATCAGGGTGATTGCACTCAATTCCCTGCTTGAGAAGGATGAACAGAGTCAAGCCAGTGAAGTGGCCGATAAAACCCTGATCAAACCAGTCAATCAGGAGCGTGTCTTTGAACTGATCATCAACCTCTATACTGTTGACAGAATGAAGCTGTCTGAATATAGAGACGAAGCGACAGAAGAGAACTCCCTGACACATAGAGGAGAGATTCCGGCTACGGCGCATATTACACAATCTAGCTTTAAAGATTTCAGCGGAAGACGCCTGCTGATTGTGGAAGATGATGTGATCAACCAAAAGGTCCTTACCAATATTCTTAAAGTTTCAGGTATGGAGATTACTATTGCAAATAATGGGCGCAAAGCAGTGAACATCATTAAAGAGAGTGATGAGATGTTCGATCTGGTACTGATGGATATCAATATGCCGGTGATGGACGGCTATGTCGCTACCCAGATGATACGCCTTGAAAGTCGGTTTGATACGCTGCCGATCGTTGCATTTACGGCGTTGGCACTGGAGAGTGAACGGAACAAGATCTTTAACAGCGGAATGAATGCCTGTCTTACTAAGCCGCTCAATATCGGTAAGCTTTATACCGCCTTTAAAATGTATATGCCTGTATCTGAACACAGTACAGTATCGGATGAAGGGTATAAACCGGTGTCAAACGATATACTTGATATTCAAAATGGTATCAGGCATACCAATAACAATGAAGGGTTCTATATGGAGATTCTTGCCGAGTTTGTTGATGCGTATGGAAAGAGTGCAGCGTATTTTGCACAATTGGTACATGAGCATCGCTATGAACAGATAAGAATGCTCTGTGTTGATATGAAAGGACTTACCGGAACCATTGGGGCCAGAGAGATGTACGAGATGATAGCGACCATTCATCAGAAAGTGCTTTATCAGCAGGAAGAGCTTTTGGTGAGCTATATTGCTCCTTATGAAAAAGAGCTTGATAAACTGACTAAGGAGATCGAACGCTACCTGGAGAGTTAA
- the ruvX gene encoding Holliday junction resolvase RuvX gives MKLASIDVGLKRIGIAICLDGKIVLPQNAIFRKNRKQAAHDINAFLKEWEIETLVVGLPKGGSSEEEMERRIKHFVSLLALTIPVVYQDEQGSSFEAKELTMGDFRHKRDGRLDSVAAKIILERYLDSPKADR, from the coding sequence ATGAAACTCGCCAGTATAGATGTAGGACTCAAACGTATCGGTATTGCCATCTGCCTTGACGGGAAGATAGTACTTCCCCAAAATGCCATTTTTCGAAAGAACCGCAAACAGGCTGCACATGACATCAACGCTTTTTTAAAAGAGTGGGAGATAGAAACACTTGTCGTCGGCCTTCCCAAAGGCGGCTCCAGTGAAGAGGAGATGGAAAGACGTATCAAACACTTCGTCTCACTCCTTGCACTCACTATTCCTGTCGTCTATCAGGATGAACAGGGAAGCAGTTTCGAAGCCAAAGAGCTGACAATGGGGGACTTCAGACATAAACGTGACGGACGTCTTGACTCTGTAGCGGCAAAGATCATCCTTGAACGATACCTCGATTCGCCAAAAGCAGACCGGTAG
- a CDS encoding patatin-like phospholipase family protein, which produces MPEKKNISLVLGSGGARGYAHIGVIEELIKYGYDIRSVSGSSMGALIGGLYACGKLDAYKEWVLGLDLFDVAKLVDFSFTGTGIIHGDKVFRVIEKMVGDILVEDLPIPFTAVATDLVRQKEVWLQKGKLIDAIRASIAIPTVFTPKQIGDRHLVDGGVLNPLPIAPTVSDDTHMTIAVNLSANIAKSYHIDIPRREQEKASGMQEIFLEMAKKAEELFAREKKNSFDEMGMFDIMGRTIDIMQNAIMECKMAGYSPDIIIGVPNNACGFYEFNRAYELIELGRMIAKEELGGGI; this is translated from the coding sequence ATGCCTGAGAAAAAAAATATCTCACTAGTATTGGGAAGTGGCGGTGCAAGAGGGTATGCGCACATCGGTGTTATTGAAGAACTGATTAAATACGGTTATGATATCAGATCGGTTTCGGGTTCCTCCATGGGGGCACTGATAGGCGGTCTGTATGCTTGCGGTAAACTGGATGCCTATAAGGAGTGGGTGTTGGGACTTGATCTTTTTGATGTGGCAAAACTGGTTGATTTCTCCTTTACAGGAACGGGGATCATTCATGGAGATAAAGTATTCCGTGTCATTGAAAAAATGGTTGGTGATATACTGGTCGAGGACCTTCCTATTCCTTTTACGGCAGTGGCAACAGATCTTGTCCGACAGAAAGAGGTCTGGCTTCAGAAAGGAAAGCTTATAGATGCCATTAGAGCATCCATTGCTATTCCTACGGTGTTTACACCAAAGCAGATCGGTGATCGTCATCTGGTAGATGGTGGAGTACTCAATCCTCTCCCTATTGCTCCAACTGTATCGGACGATACCCATATGACGATCGCTGTGAACCTCAGTGCCAATATTGCAAAGTCATACCATATCGATATCCCCCGACGAGAACAGGAAAAAGCCAGCGGTATGCAGGAGATCTTTCTTGAAATGGCCAAAAAAGCCGAGGAGCTGTTTGCCCGTGAGAAAAAAAACAGCTTTGATGAGATGGGTATGTTCGATATCATGGGTCGTACGATAGATATTATGCAAAATGCTATCATGGAGTGCAAAATGGCTGGTTACTCACCCGATATCATTATAGGTGTTCCCAACAATGCCTGCGGTTTTTATGAATTCAACAGGGCATATGAACTGATAGAACTGGGGAGGATGATTGCCAAAGAAGAGCTTGGCGGGGGTATATAG